A window of Phaseolus vulgaris cultivar G19833 chromosome 4, P. vulgaris v2.0, whole genome shotgun sequence genomic DNA:
TACAAAATTTGATATCAAAGCCTGGGTCTGTGTTTCTGatcattttcatgttttgaCGGTGACCAGAACAATTCTTGAGGCAATCACTAATAAACAAGATGATAGTGGGAACCTAGAAATGCTTcacaaaaaattgaaagaaaatttgTCAGGAAGGAAATTTCTTCTTGTTTTGGATGATGTTTGGAACGAAAGACGAGAAGAATGGGAAGCTGTGCAAACTCCTCTTAGCTATGGGGCTCCAGGAAGTAGAATTCTTGTCACAACTCGTGGTGAGAAAGTTGCTTCCAACATGAGGTCTAAAGTGCATCGCCTAAAGCAATTAGGAGAGGATGAATGCTGGAATGTTTTTGAAAACCACGTATTAAAAGATGGTGATATTGAACTGAATAATGAGCTAAAGGAGATTGGTAGAAGGATAGTTGAGAAGTGCAATGGATTGCCTCTAGCTTTGAAAACAATTGGATGTCTATTACGCACAAAATCATCCATTTCAGATTGGAAAAACATATTGGAAAGTGAAATATGGGAGTTACCAAAAGAAGACAATGAAATTATCCCTGCGCTATTTCTGAGTTATCGCTACCTTCCTTCTCATCTTAAAAGGTGTTTTGCTTATTGTGCCTTATTCCCCAAAGATTATGAGTTTGTGAAGGAAGAGTTAATTTTGTCGTGGATGGCCCAAAATTTTCTACAATGCCCACAACAAAAAAGGCATCCAGAAAAAGTTGGTGAACAGTACTTCGATGATCTACTGTCAAGGTCTTTCTTTCAACCATCAAGTGTCGAGAGACATTTCGCATGCATGACCTTCTGAATGATTTGGCAAAATATATTTGTGCAGATTTATGTTTCAGGTTAGGATTTGATAAAGGAAAATGTATGCCGAAAACAACTCGTCATTTTTCCTTTGTATTCCGTGACGTCAAAAGTTTTGATGGTTTAGGGAGTTTAACTGATGCTGAAAGACTGCGTTCATTTATTCCAATTACACAAATTGGGAGAAATTTTTTTGGCAGTTTTGCATGGCAATTTAAGGTATCGATACATGATTTGTTCTCCAAGATTAAGTTTATACGCGTCTTATCTTTTAATGGTTGTTCGAAAATTAAAGAAGTCCCACATTCTCTAGGTGATCTTAAACATCTCCATTCGTTAGATCTTTCGAATACTGGTATACAAAAGCTACCTGAATCGATATGTTTGCTTTATAACTTGCTAATACTGAAGATGAACTATTGTTCAGAGTTGGAAGAGTTTCCCTTAAATTTGCATAAACTTACCAAATTGCGTTGTCTGGAATTTAAATATACAAAAGTGACAAAGATGCCAATGCATTTTGGAGAATTGAAGAATCTTCAAGTATTGGATACGTTTATCATTGATAGAAATAGTGAGGTCAGTACTAAGCAGCTGGGAGGACTTAATCTTCATGGAATGCTATCAATTAAAGAGGTGCAGAATATTGTGAATCCTTTGGATGCATCAGaagcaaatttgaaaaataaacacCTTGTGGAGCTAGGCTTAGAATGGAAGTTGGACCACATCCCTGATGATCCACGAAAAGAGAAGGAATTACTTCAGAATCTACAACCTTCCAATCACTTGGAGAATTTGTCAATCAAGAACTACAGTGGTACAGAATTCCCAAGTTGGGTATTCGATAATACATTATCAAATCTGATATCCTTACTATTGAAGGACTGTAAGTATTGCCTATGTTTGCCTCCCCTTGGACTTTTGGCATCACTAAAGATCCTCATAATTACAGGGCTTGATGGAATAGTGAGCATTGGTGCTGAATTTTATGGGACCAACTCTCCATTTACGTCCTTGGAAAGGCTGGAATTCTACAACATGAAGGAATGGGAAGAATGGGAATGTAAAAATACTTCTTTTCCACGTCTTCAACATCTTTATCTGGATAAATGTCCCAAACTAAGAGGTTTGTCAGACCAACATCTTCATTTAATGAGATTCTTGAGCATTAGTTCATGTCCACTTGTGAATATTCCCATGACCCATTACGACTTCCTTGAAGGTATGATGATTGATGGTGGTTGGGACTCTCTTACAATCTTTCTGCTAGATTTATTTCCAAAGCTCCACTCACTTCATTTGATAAGATGCCAAAACCTAAGAAAAATTTCACAGGAGCACGCTCATAATCATCTCCGGTCTCTAGAAATTAATGATTGCCCTCAATTTGAATCATTCCTTATTGAAGGAGTATCTGAAAAACCCATGCAAATCCTTACTCGAATGGATATAGATGATTGTCCAAAAATGGAGATGTTCCCAGATGGAGGTTTGTcattaaatgtaaaatatacgAGTCTTTCAAGTTTAAAACTTATCGCCTCCCTCAGAGAGACATTGGATCCCAACACATGTCTTGAGAGCTTGAATATTGGAAAGTTGGATGTGGAGTGTTTTCCGGATGAAGTTTTGCTGCCACGATCTCTCTCCAAACTAGGAATCTATGATTGCCCAAATCTTAAAAAGATGCACTACAAGGGTCTCTGCCACCTCTCTTCTCTCACACTTATTAATTGTCCCAACCTTCAATGCTTACCAGAGGAGGGTCTGCCAAAATCCATCTCTTCTCTTGTAATCTTGGATTGTCCATTGCTAAAGGAGCGTTGTCAGAATCCAGATGGCGAAGACTGGAGAAAGATTGCTCACATCCAAAAACTGAATATTGGGTAATAAGATGAGGCATAAGTTCAAGATTAGATGTGCAGTTATttccatttttcttccacttcaAGAGGTGCTAATTCTCCACAATATCTCTTTACCTTTACATTTACAATTTTCTTAGTTGCGAAAATTATTAGTAAGTGGATTTCTAATACTTACTAATCGTTCATTCATACTATCTTTTTTTACAGTATCCTTCTCTATATCTGGAGGGAGTAGAAGAGACCCTCTTTAGAGATCTTACTCTTGACCACGATGCTTTCTAAGGTGGCTGTTTTTAAAATACTTATGGTCACAGTGTGTTGTGTGGACTGTGATATTATAAGTCTTTCCAAAGTCTGTTTCTACCAATGTGCCAAGATatgataaagagaaaaaaagtagAAGGGTTTGAAGTTGAATTATCAGAGGATGAGTTACCTAAACAAGTCCTGGGCAAACTCCTACATCTGATAGAGAGATTGAGGCAATGGGAGTTGTGAAATGTAAATGCTTCTAAGCGTCCATTCTTAGAACTTGAAATTGTACATGTTTTTCTTACTGAGTTAGAAATAGCATTCAAGTTGTTTGTGAGCATTGCATGtaacttgtattttttattccTTTTGTTTCCATCTATTCactgtatataaaaaaaatgttctgGTTAGAACTGATGTCAACTGTTGAAACcaaattttctttcatttatctCATATGCTTGGATAAAGACATGCATATCCATCATCTTTCTTTCGAAACTTATGTGGCGTCCATACCAAAATACAGAAAAAGGTAGTGAACTATATTACTTCATGATAATAACTGGATCAGAAAATGGTGAAAGAAGAACTATTTATTGAATGTACGTAAATTGAATCATTGGTTTTTGAGAGGCCTTCATTACCCTTTATCTTAGAATGTAGATTTCAGTATAACTCAATTCTACAAAAACTGGTTTACATTAATATGTTGATCATGATAGACTTTATTTTTCCTGTACTTCAATATTACCTACATGGTTCTAGCTCCCTGTCATTAACAATTTTTCTCAACTATTTTCTTTCTCATCTTTGTCGTTGATGGTTTTATGTAAAGTATGGATCCAACGGTTAATATGTGTTCAATTTCTTCTCTCTAATGGAAGCCATAGGAAAGAAATCATTCATTCATCTTTTTAATATAACAGTCATGAAACATGTGTATGAAACAGGTATATATCAATTTAGTTTCTTTCACTATAGTTTGTTTATAAAATGAGTGGTGGTAGGAGTATATCAGTAGCAGAGACCTGTTGaagattataataatataaataattgatagtta
This region includes:
- the LOC137836974 gene encoding putative disease resistance RPP13-like protein 1, whose amino-acid sequence is MAAELVGGALLSAFLQVAFDRLASPQFLDFFHRRKLDEKLLCNLNIMLHSINALADDAEQKQYTAPHVKAWLFAAKEAVFDAEDLLGEIDYELTRCQVEAQSEPQTFTYKVSNFFNSTFTSFNKKIESGMKEVLEKLEYLAKQKGALGLKEGTYSDDRFGSTVSQKLPSSSLVVESVIYGRDTDKEIILSWLTSEIDNPSQPSILSIVGMGGLVKTTLAQHVYNHPKIDDTKFDIKAWVCVSDHFHVLTVTRTILEAITNKQDDSGNLEMLHKKLKENLSGRKFLLVLDDVWNERREEWEAVQTPLSYGAPGSRILVTTRGEKVASNMRSKVHRLKQLGEDECWNVFENHVLKDGDIELNNELKEIGRRIVEKCNGLPLALKTIGCLLRTKSSISDWKNILESEIWELPKEDNEIIPALFLSYRYLPSHLKRCFAYCALFPKDYEFVKEELILSWMAQNFLQCPQQKRHPEKVGEQYFDDLLSRSFFQPSSVERHFACMTF
- the LOC137836622 gene encoding putative disease resistance RPP13-like protein 1, with the protein product MPKTTRHFSFVFRDVKSFDGLGSLTDAERLRSFIPITQIGRNFFGSFAWQFKVSIHDLFSKIKFIRVLSFNGCSKIKEVPHSLGDLKHLHSLDLSNTGIQKLPESICLLYNLLILKMNYCSELEEFPLNLHKLTKLRCLEFKYTKVTKMPMHFGELKNLQVLDTFIIDRNSEVSTKQLGGLNLHGMLSIKEVQNIVNPLDASEANLKNKHLVELGLEWKLDHIPDDPRKEKELLQNLQPSNHLENLSIKNYSGTEFPSWVFDNTLSNLISLLLKDCKYCLCLPPLGLLASLKILIITGLDGIVSIGAEFYGTNSPFTSLERLEFYNMKEWEEWECKNTSFPRLQHLYLDKCPKLRGLSDQHLHLMRFLSISSCPLVNIPMTHYDFLEGMMIDGGWDSLTIFLLDLFPKLHSLHLIRCQNLRKISQEHAHNHLRSLEINDCPQFESFLIEGVSEKPMQILTRMDIDDCPKMEMFPDGGLSLNVKYTSLSSLKLIASLRETLDPNTCLESLNIGKLDVECFPDEVLLPRSLSKLGIYDCPNLKKMHYKGLCHLSSLTLINCPNLQCLPEEGLPKSISSLVILDCPLLKERCQNPDGEDWRKIAHIQKLNIG